The following proteins are encoded in a genomic region of Haloarcula salinisoli:
- a CDS encoding proton-conducting transporter membrane subunit, which produces MSHTSQQYSAIPVVSTTLVWTLFVGSVVLVAATAWFSIELAAEPLVRVDGLTKVMWVAVTFFSGIVQSFSRRYMTANRDVDLFFARIMLFTLVVMTLVAADHVVLFLLAWTLMGLLMAELIGHVRAWPQAQAAKRLSRRYFLAGSGLLGVGLLALSTGTGSATISGILASVDTLPRSTLLLAAAPILLAALVQSALVPFHGWLLSSMTGPTPASAIMHAGFVNAGGLLLTRLAPVFALQEFVMLGIVALGAVSSILAQAMMLVKADYKGRLGCSTVAQMGFMILQCGLGFFAAAVAHLIIHGFYKAYLFLSTGSQVVKKAPKTKKKRYPSVVTTAVALLTAVAGGAVFALLTGKGTTLTDTGIFLAVIVVVSVFRGATELLDNESLPALVRLGGMPLVMLPALALYAGVYNGVYVLLKDLPMVKAGMAMTPAHWVLLGLFLLGHLSVQLGWLQRSRRLYVTLLNAAQADPATIPGASGEYEN; this is translated from the coding sequence ATGTCCCATACGAGTCAACAGTACAGCGCCATCCCGGTCGTCTCGACGACCCTGGTCTGGACGCTGTTCGTCGGGAGCGTCGTCCTCGTCGCAGCCACCGCCTGGTTCAGCATCGAGCTCGCGGCCGAACCGCTGGTACGGGTCGACGGGTTAACGAAAGTGATGTGGGTCGCAGTGACCTTCTTCAGCGGTATCGTCCAGAGCTTCTCCAGGCGGTATATGACGGCAAACAGGGACGTCGACCTGTTTTTCGCACGCATCATGCTGTTTACCCTGGTGGTGATGACGCTGGTCGCGGCCGACCACGTGGTCCTGTTCCTCCTCGCCTGGACCCTGATGGGGCTGCTGATGGCGGAGCTCATCGGCCACGTCAGGGCCTGGCCGCAAGCACAGGCTGCCAAGCGCCTCTCGCGACGGTACTTTCTCGCCGGGAGCGGGCTGCTGGGAGTCGGCCTGCTCGCGCTGTCTACGGGGACCGGGAGCGCCACCATCTCGGGGATACTGGCGTCGGTCGACACGCTCCCGCGGTCGACGCTGCTGCTGGCGGCAGCCCCCATCCTGCTGGCGGCGCTCGTCCAGTCGGCGCTGGTCCCCTTCCACGGGTGGTTGCTCTCCTCGATGACGGGGCCGACGCCGGCAAGCGCCATCATGCACGCCGGGTTCGTCAACGCCGGCGGCCTCCTGCTGACGCGGCTGGCGCCGGTGTTTGCGTTACAGGAGTTCGTCATGCTGGGTATCGTCGCGCTGGGCGCGGTCAGTTCCATCCTCGCACAGGCGATGATGCTCGTCAAGGCCGATTACAAGGGCCGGCTGGGCTGCTCGACCGTGGCCCAGATGGGATTCATGATACTGCAGTGCGGGCTGGGCTTTTTCGCCGCGGCGGTGGCCCACCTCATCATCCACGGGTTCTACAAGGCGTATCTGTTCCTCTCGACGGGCTCGCAGGTCGTCAAGAAAGCGCCGAAAACGAAGAAAAAACGCTATCCCTCGGTCGTCACCACCGCCGTTGCACTGCTGACGGCCGTCGCCGGCGGCGCGGTCTTTGCCCTCCTGACGGGGAAGGGGACCACGCTCACCGACACCGGCATCTTCCTCGCAGTCATCGTCGTCGTGAGCGTCTTTCGCGGCGCGACGGAGCTGCTCGACAACGAGTCGCTTCCGGCTCTCGTCCGGCTGGGCGGGATGCCGCTCGTAATGCTTCCGGCGCTGGCGCTGTACGCGGGTGTGTACAACGGCGTCTACGTCCTGCTGAAAGACCTCCCGATGGTCAAGGCCGGCATGGCGATGACCCCTGCACACTGGGTGCTGCTCGGGCTCTTCCTGCTTGGCCACCTATCGGTCCAGCTGGGCTGGCTCCAGCGCAGCCGGCGCCTCTATGTCACGCTACTGAACGCGGCACAGGCCGACCCCGCCACGATTCCGGGCGCCAGTGGAGAGTACGAGAACTAG
- a CDS encoding nitrite/sulfite reductase — protein MGNKAEEIKGEMYGDEVREKIEEFAERGWENIPEDERDEWFKRFLFWGVFHHREGQESYFMMRLTNCGGVLEPGQLRAIGEVAEEYASGPVENPEFGDAWIDFTTRQSIQMHWLKLEDVPEIWDKLEGVGLTSRSAGGDTMRNISGCPVAGKGEEYIESRPILDEIQETIRGDDDLCNMPRKFNISVSGCKQGCAQDAINDIGLEPAHKFIDGEEVKGFNVRVGGGLGGREPRNARPLNLFIEPEHAVETVREFVEYYHENGNRTNRSKNRARFFVDEHGTEKIREDLDERLDFEFETAGTDFRGEYTYNAGKNTEFGAHDHVGVYDQKDDKNYVGLSVPVGRLPAEDVVELADLAEAYGSGAVRLTRRQNPLIMDVPDGNLANLLNEPFLDKYSPEPNPFTQGAVACTGTEFCSLALTETKARMARMLRWLGDNVELPSDVDRIKMHYSGCTADCGQAMTGDIGLQGMRARKDGEMVEALDVGVGGGMGEEAEFTEWVRQRVPADEVPGMIRNIAEAYAALRSEGQTFSDWVAATGHETLVELAEPEEVEGYEDPCLNDAKQSWYPFEDGESPAPTDKNGQPISADD, from the coding sequence ATGGGAAACAAAGCAGAAGAAATCAAAGGCGAGATGTACGGGGACGAGGTACGGGAGAAAATAGAGGAGTTCGCGGAGCGCGGCTGGGAGAATATCCCGGAAGACGAACGCGACGAGTGGTTCAAGCGGTTCCTGTTCTGGGGCGTGTTCCACCACCGCGAGGGTCAGGAGTCCTATTTCATGATGCGACTGACCAACTGCGGCGGCGTGCTGGAACCGGGCCAGCTCCGCGCCATCGGTGAGGTGGCCGAAGAGTACGCCAGCGGGCCCGTCGAGAACCCCGAGTTCGGCGACGCGTGGATCGACTTCACCACCCGACAGTCCATCCAGATGCACTGGCTCAAACTCGAGGACGTCCCGGAGATCTGGGACAAGCTCGAGGGCGTCGGGCTGACCAGCCGGTCGGCCGGCGGCGACACGATGCGGAACATCTCCGGCTGTCCGGTCGCGGGCAAGGGCGAGGAGTACATCGAGTCCCGCCCCATCTTAGACGAGATTCAGGAGACCATCCGCGGGGACGACGACCTCTGTAACATGCCCCGGAAGTTCAACATCTCGGTGTCGGGCTGCAAGCAGGGCTGTGCCCAGGACGCCATCAACGACATCGGGCTGGAGCCGGCCCACAAGTTCATCGACGGCGAAGAGGTCAAAGGGTTCAACGTCCGCGTCGGCGGCGGTCTCGGGGGTCGTGAGCCGCGCAACGCCCGCCCGCTGAACCTGTTCATCGAGCCCGAACACGCCGTCGAGACGGTCCGTGAGTTCGTCGAGTACTACCACGAGAACGGCAACCGGACCAACCGGTCGAAGAACCGCGCACGGTTCTTCGTCGACGAGCACGGCACCGAGAAGATTCGCGAGGACCTCGACGAACGGCTCGACTTCGAGTTCGAGACCGCCGGGACGGACTTCCGCGGCGAGTACACCTACAACGCCGGCAAGAACACCGAGTTCGGCGCCCACGACCACGTCGGCGTCTACGACCAGAAAGACGACAAGAACTACGTCGGCCTCTCCGTTCCGGTCGGCCGGCTCCCCGCCGAGGACGTCGTCGAGCTCGCGGACCTGGCCGAAGCCTACGGCTCCGGCGCGGTGCGGCTCACTCGCCGGCAGAACCCACTCATCATGGACGTGCCCGATGGCAACCTGGCGAATCTGCTGAACGAGCCGTTCCTCGATAAGTACTCGCCCGAGCCCAACCCGTTCACGCAGGGTGCAGTGGCCTGTACCGGAACGGAGTTCTGCTCGCTGGCGCTCACCGAGACGAAAGCCCGGATGGCCCGCATGCTGCGCTGGCTGGGCGACAACGTCGAGCTGCCAAGCGACGTCGACCGCATCAAGATGCACTACTCGGGCTGTACCGCCGACTGTGGCCAGGCCATGACCGGCGACATCGGCCTCCAGGGGATGCGCGCCCGCAAGGACGGCGAGATGGTCGAGGCGCTGGACGTCGGCGTCGGCGGCGGCATGGGCGAGGAGGCGGAGTTCACAGAGTGGGTCCGCCAGCGCGTCCCCGCCGACGAGGTGCCCGGCATGATTCGTAACATCGCCGAGGCCTACGCGGCGCTGCGCTCGGAGGGCCAGACCTTCAGCGACTGGGTCGCCGCTACCGGTCACGAGACGCTGGTCGAACTCGCCGAACCCGAGGAGGTCGAGGGGTACGAGGACCCCTGCCTCAACGACGCCAAACAGTCGTGGTACCCCTTCGAGGACGGCGAGAGCCCGGCCCCGACCGACAAGAACGGCCAGCCCATCTCGGCGGACGACTGA
- a CDS encoding chemotaxis protein CheC, with protein sequence MGLQVDVRKLDLFNQMAKEGSGTVADHLGQLTGLDASVHTSQINFLDIDDVTTHIGDERQVGIYVELNEPPYGYVLFMLDPADSKRLAGAMMGGMGEAGEGEGFSEMERSAMQEIGNIMTSAFIDGWANVLDTTIDMGTPNFVLGPASGIIEKMGGWPDSELVFVIDSQITVEDGDLGMTVYTFPELGDLVELIQGIDLDTDVAEDTQADELV encoded by the coding sequence ATGGGCCTGCAAGTCGACGTGCGAAAGCTCGACCTCTTCAACCAGATGGCAAAGGAGGGGTCGGGGACCGTCGCGGACCATCTCGGCCAGCTCACCGGACTGGACGCTTCGGTCCACACGTCTCAAATTAACTTTCTCGACATCGACGACGTCACGACACACATCGGCGACGAGCGGCAGGTCGGTATCTACGTCGAGCTGAACGAACCGCCCTATGGCTACGTCCTGTTCATGCTCGACCCGGCCGACAGCAAGCGACTCGCCGGCGCGATGATGGGCGGCATGGGGGAGGCGGGCGAGGGCGAGGGCTTTTCCGAGATGGAGCGCTCCGCGATGCAGGAGATCGGCAACATCATGACCTCTGCGTTCATCGACGGCTGGGCGAACGTTCTGGACACGACCATCGACATGGGGACGCCCAACTTCGTGCTCGGCCCGGCCAGCGGCATCATCGAGAAGATGGGCGGCTGGCCCGACTCGGAACTCGTCTTCGTCATCGACTCACAGATCACCGTCGAGGACGGCGACCTCGGGATGACCGTCTACACCTTCCCCGAACTCGGGGACCTGGTCGAGCTCATCCAGGGTATCGACCTCGATACGGACGTTGCCGAGGACACGCAGGCAGACGAGTTGGTGTAA
- the lrp gene encoding HTH-type transcriptional regulator Lrp, with protein MVDDIDRQVVNALLRDGRASARDVAAETGVAATTVSRRMDQLVETGVIEEYTARVDYAALGYDVTAVFQLSVDGSGLETVTERLRDLDNMVAVYEVTGSHDIVAVGKFRDTEEMNAHIKELLTDPDIHSAATSVVLNTVREHEQFPVDDTGE; from the coding sequence ATGGTCGACGATATCGACAGACAGGTGGTGAACGCCCTACTGCGCGACGGCCGGGCGAGTGCCCGCGATGTCGCCGCCGAGACCGGGGTCGCCGCGACGACGGTGTCGCGACGGATGGACCAGCTGGTCGAGACCGGCGTCATCGAGGAGTACACCGCTCGCGTCGACTACGCGGCACTGGGGTACGACGTGACTGCCGTCTTCCAGCTGTCGGTCGATGGCAGTGGGCTCGAGACGGTGACCGAGCGGCTCCGCGATCTGGACAACATGGTCGCGGTGTACGAGGTGACCGGCAGCCACGACATCGTCGCCGTCGGGAAGTTCCGCGATACCGAAGAGATGAACGCACACATCAAGGAACTGCTGACCGACCCTGATATCCACTCCGCAGCCACCTCCGTCGTGCTGAACACGGTCCGCGAACACGAACAGTTCCCGGTCGACGACACCGGCGAGTGA
- a CDS encoding P-II family nitrogen regulator, whose product MTDENEIKMIVAMVRPDKLGDVKQALAEVGAPSLTVTNVSGRGSQPAKKGQWRGEEYVVDLHQKVKIETVVADIPAEDVVDAIAEGAHTGEKGDGKIFVLPVEDAHQVRTGKTGPEAV is encoded by the coding sequence ATGACTGACGAAAACGAAATCAAGATGATCGTTGCAATGGTCCGACCCGACAAACTCGGTGACGTGAAACAGGCGCTGGCGGAAGTCGGTGCCCCCTCGCTGACGGTGACGAACGTCTCCGGCCGCGGCTCACAGCCCGCCAAGAAGGGGCAGTGGCGCGGCGAGGAGTACGTCGTCGACCTCCACCAGAAGGTCAAAATCGAGACAGTCGTCGCGGACATCCCCGCCGAGGACGTCGTCGACGCCATCGCCGAAGGCGCCCACACGGGCGAGAAAGGCGACGGGAAGATCTTCGTCCTCCCGGTCGAGGATGCCCACCAGGTCCGAACAGGCAAGACCGGTCCCGAGGCCGTCTGA
- a CDS encoding ammonium transporter, protein MVLLQASTEALNYTWILIVSFLIFFMHAGFAMLEAGQVRSKNVANQLTKNLLTWSIGVVAFFLVGTGIAGIAGGGSFSWGGTASGLGFIDFLYGAVFAMTGATIVSGAVAGRAKLRAYITYTILLAAVIYPVVISFTWSATNTGLVEIITGTPFTDFAGGMIVHGMGGIAGLTAAAILGPRMGRFNEDGSANVIPGHSMTFAVLGTLILAFGWYGFNVGTSAIYGADGFAAAQLGQVAITTTLAMAMGAIAAGAVAWFQTGKVDTLYVANGLLAGLVGITAIPHTTIWQGALIVGIISGAQLPIVFKFVETKLNIDDVCAVFPVHGSAGVIGTLLYSFVAAGAWSGWTPNVGFMIEGLIPQVVGVVVIGGWTLTATAVVWYVLKAMGEARVTPEHEQEGLDVSEHGVETYPEFGSGESVVADGGIMSEDIEATRGSKDD, encoded by the coding sequence ATGGTACTACTCCAAGCCAGCACGGAAGCGCTGAACTACACGTGGATACTGATAGTATCGTTCCTGATCTTCTTCATGCACGCCGGCTTCGCCATGCTCGAGGCGGGGCAGGTGCGTTCGAAGAACGTGGCGAACCAGCTCACGAAGAACCTGCTCACCTGGTCGATAGGTGTGGTGGCGTTCTTCCTCGTCGGCACCGGCATCGCGGGGATCGCCGGCGGCGGGTCGTTCTCCTGGGGCGGCACGGCTAGCGGTCTCGGCTTCATCGACTTCCTGTACGGCGCCGTCTTCGCCATGACCGGCGCGACCATCGTCTCCGGGGCGGTGGCCGGTCGTGCGAAGCTCCGCGCGTACATCACCTACACCATCCTGCTGGCCGCGGTGATTTACCCGGTGGTCATCTCCTTCACCTGGAGTGCCACCAACACCGGGCTCGTCGAAATCATCACCGGCACTCCGTTCACCGACTTCGCCGGCGGGATGATCGTCCACGGGATGGGCGGCATCGCCGGCCTCACGGCCGCCGCGATTCTCGGTCCGCGCATGGGCCGGTTCAACGAGGACGGCTCCGCGAACGTCATCCCCGGCCACTCGATGACCTTCGCCGTGCTCGGGACGCTCATCCTGGCCTTTGGCTGGTACGGCTTCAACGTCGGCACCTCGGCCATCTACGGTGCAGACGGCTTCGCAGCCGCACAGCTCGGTCAGGTCGCGATTACGACGACCCTGGCGATGGCGATGGGCGCTATCGCCGCCGGCGCAGTCGCGTGGTTCCAGACCGGCAAGGTCGACACGCTGTACGTCGCTAACGGCCTGCTGGCCGGGCTGGTCGGTATCACGGCGATTCCCCACACCACGATCTGGCAGGGCGCACTGATCGTCGGTATCATCTCCGGCGCACAGCTCCCCATCGTGTTCAAGTTCGTCGAGACCAAGCTCAACATCGACGACGTCTGTGCCGTCTTCCCGGTCCACGGGAGCGCGGGCGTCATCGGGACGCTGCTGTACTCCTTCGTCGCAGCGGGCGCCTGGAGCGGCTGGACGCCGAACGTGGGCTTCATGATCGAGGGTCTCATCCCCCAGGTAGTCGGCGTCGTCGTCATCGGCGGCTGGACGCTGACCGCGACTGCCGTGGTCTGGTACGTGCTGAAGGCGATGGGCGAGGCCCGCGTCACGCCCGAACACGAGCAGGAAGGCCTGGACGTCAGCGAACACGGCGTCGAGACCTACCCCGAGTTCGGCTCGGGCGAGAGTGTTGTGGCAGACGGTGGTATCATGAGCGAAGACATCGAAGCAACTCGAGGCTCCAAAGATGACTGA
- the hemB gene encoding porphobilinogen synthase yields the protein MDMTRRPRRLRTDGVRPLVRETEVSASDLIAPVFVDATTDERVPIETMPGHERVPVEESVARVEEVLETGVEAIMVFGIPESKDEQGSRAWAEDGVVQDAVRRISEATDAYVITDVCLCEYTSHGHCGLLEDHAQVDPDLTVRNDETLDLLGKIAVSHARAGADMVAPSGMIDGMVGAIRAALDADGHSEVPIMSYAAKFESAFYGPFRDAADGAPAFGDRRHYQMDPANAREARREVELDVEQGADVLMVKPALPYLDVVAQVREDYDHPVAAYNVSGEYAMLHAAADKGWLQLEAVAHESLLSIKRAGADLILTYFAEDIADRL from the coding sequence ATGGATATGACACGTCGCCCGCGCCGACTCCGGACCGACGGCGTGCGGCCCCTGGTACGTGAGACCGAGGTATCGGCGTCGGACCTTATCGCTCCGGTGTTCGTCGACGCGACGACCGACGAGCGAGTCCCGATAGAGACGATGCCGGGCCACGAACGGGTGCCGGTCGAGGAGAGCGTCGCCCGCGTCGAGGAGGTACTCGAGACGGGCGTCGAGGCCATCATGGTCTTCGGTATCCCCGAATCGAAGGACGAGCAGGGCTCGCGGGCCTGGGCCGAGGACGGCGTCGTCCAGGACGCAGTGCGGCGTATCAGCGAGGCGACCGACGCCTACGTCATCACGGACGTCTGTCTCTGTGAGTACACGAGCCACGGCCACTGCGGCCTCCTGGAAGACCACGCACAGGTTGACCCTGACCTCACCGTCCGCAACGACGAGACGCTCGACCTGCTCGGGAAGATTGCGGTGAGTCACGCACGTGCGGGCGCGGACATGGTCGCACCCTCCGGGATGATAGACGGGATGGTCGGTGCGATACGGGCGGCGCTGGACGCCGACGGCCACAGCGAGGTACCCATCATGAGCTACGCGGCCAAGTTCGAGTCGGCCTTCTACGGCCCCTTCCGGGACGCCGCCGACGGGGCGCCCGCCTTCGGCGACCGCCGGCACTACCAGATGGACCCCGCCAACGCTCGGGAGGCCCGCCGCGAGGTCGAACTCGACGTCGAACAGGGCGCGGACGTGCTGATGGTCAAACCCGCGCTGCCGTATCTGGACGTCGTCGCGCAGGTCCGCGAGGACTACGACCACCCCGTCGCCGCCTACAACGTCTCTGGGGAGTACGCAATGTTACACGCCGCCGCCGACAAGGGGTGGCTCCAGCTCGAAGCGGTCGCCCACGAGTCGCTGCTCTCTATCAAACGGGCCGGGGCCGACCTCATCCTCACGTACTTCGCCGAAGACATCGCCGACCGACTGTGA
- a CDS encoding DedA family protein — protein MAPATTRSPVRVFAEDYGLLVVAGLFAVLGVAGAALYVFGDTSYAQSLLQRYGLVALLFVFVLEGAMLLYFAPSEALVPAAVTVLAGRAEGYHVPTVAAILAVAVVGATVGQTTLFLLAKRGGREWLLERPWFRVDEARLDRFGATFDRYGVLAVPVSNTLLFTRGMLTVPAGVAGMTTRRFVALSALGTLSFELVLAGTAMGVLELL, from the coding sequence ATGGCACCCGCCACGACCCGCAGTCCGGTCAGAGTGTTCGCCGAGGACTACGGGCTCCTGGTCGTCGCCGGGCTCTTTGCCGTACTCGGCGTCGCGGGCGCGGCGTTGTACGTCTTCGGCGACACCAGCTACGCCCAGTCGCTGCTCCAGCGGTACGGGCTGGTGGCGCTCCTGTTCGTGTTCGTCCTCGAGGGCGCGATGTTACTCTACTTCGCGCCCAGCGAGGCGCTCGTCCCGGCGGCGGTCACAGTGTTAGCCGGGCGAGCCGAGGGGTACCACGTACCGACGGTCGCCGCTATCCTGGCGGTCGCCGTCGTCGGCGCCACCGTCGGGCAGACGACGCTGTTCCTGCTGGCCAAGCGAGGTGGCCGGGAGTGGCTGCTCGAACGGCCGTGGTTCCGGGTCGACGAGGCGCGGCTGGACCGCTTCGGCGCGACCTTCGACAGGTATGGCGTCCTGGCCGTCCCGGTGAGCAACACACTGCTGTTCACTCGCGGTATGTTGACCGTGCCCGCGGGGGTGGCGGGCATGACGACCCGCCGGTTCGTCGCGCTCTCGGCGCTTGGAACTCTCTCGTTCGAACTGGTGCTGGCCGGGACCGCGATGGGTGTGCTCGAACTGCTCTAG
- a CDS encoding conditioned medium-induced protein 4, whose product MDEKTEQLRDIFMDVSSEESVTESQAAGRGSLTDTDEATVEERLGETVARMRDRYDFRTDLDDPALVGLVRGFYAGQEDAALAEELGVDASTVREARLDLHLLRETDDDAEFDTAAFRKRVVGGGATDDELAAAFDIDTERAARYRRVVEAQAAARGVSHRFTSEFEDALTEAGLATQMTAGLRETGLDEATEDIDSLDSDADVSM is encoded by the coding sequence ATGGACGAGAAGACCGAACAGCTCCGAGATATCTTCATGGACGTCTCCAGCGAGGAGTCGGTGACGGAGTCACAGGCGGCCGGACGGGGGTCGCTGACCGACACCGACGAGGCGACCGTCGAGGAGCGGCTGGGCGAGACCGTCGCGCGGATGCGCGACCGGTACGACTTCCGGACGGACCTGGACGACCCAGCACTGGTGGGGCTGGTCCGTGGGTTCTACGCGGGCCAGGAGGACGCGGCGCTTGCCGAGGAACTCGGCGTCGACGCGTCGACCGTCCGCGAGGCCCGACTCGACCTGCATCTCCTGCGAGAGACCGACGACGACGCCGAGTTCGACACCGCGGCGTTCCGGAAACGCGTCGTCGGCGGTGGCGCCACCGACGACGAACTGGCCGCGGCGTTCGACATCGACACAGAGCGCGCGGCTCGCTACCGCCGGGTGGTCGAGGCACAGGCCGCCGCCCGCGGGGTGAGCCACCGCTTCACCAGCGAGTTCGAGGACGCGCTGACCGAGGCGGGACTGGCCACACAGATGACTGCTGGCCTCCGGGAGACGGGACTGGACGAGGCCACCGAGGACATCGACTCGCTGGACTCGGACGCCGACGTGTCGATGTAG
- a CDS encoding CRISPR-associated protein Cas4: MADHTFRELETAAYCPRKLYYRRREGPPDVPEDIERIRRLACEYERLLTDDAALLSAPIEPDPGTVRERLRGARERLDAWDGLADPVETDVYLAGKDARGIAHKLVATGEGTVPSLVFAGRPPEQGVWEPQSVRLVAAAKALSWERERPVERTVAEYPAYGVVRTVDVTARRSGQYRRALRTAESIDGPPARATNDAKCEPCDYREQCGVRTRSLRSLL; this comes from the coding sequence ATGGCCGACCATACCTTCAGAGAGCTCGAGACCGCGGCCTACTGCCCGCGAAAGCTCTACTACCGCCGGCGGGAGGGCCCGCCGGACGTTCCGGAGGACATCGAGCGGATACGCCGGCTCGCCTGCGAGTACGAGCGGCTGCTGACCGACGACGCGGCGCTGCTGTCCGCACCCATCGAACCCGACCCGGGGACCGTTCGCGAGCGACTGCGGGGGGCCCGCGAGCGACTCGACGCCTGGGACGGGCTGGCCGACCCAGTCGAGACGGACGTCTATCTCGCCGGCAAGGACGCCCGCGGCATCGCCCACAAACTCGTCGCGACGGGCGAGGGGACGGTCCCGTCGCTGGTCTTCGCCGGTCGCCCGCCCGAACAGGGCGTCTGGGAACCACAGTCCGTCCGGCTGGTCGCCGCCGCGAAGGCGCTGTCCTGGGAGCGCGAACGGCCGGTCGAACGGACCGTCGCGGAGTATCCGGCCTACGGCGTCGTCCGGACGGTCGACGTGACGGCGCGACGGAGTGGCCAGTACCGGCGAGCGCTGCGCACCGCGGAGAGCATCGACGGCCCACCGGCCAGAGCGACGAACGACGCCAAATGCGAGCCCTGCGACTACCGCGAGCAGTGTGGCGTCAGGACGCGGTCGCTGCGGTCGCTGCTGTGA
- a CDS encoding HalOD1 output domain-containing protein — MGPTTNRAENQTPDSVSLAADIVTAIADRTGIDPLELPSLHDAVDAECLADYLEYDQDGQDVAFPYAGYCVTVTAAGAVTAVPLSAIASPASIASRLADSTAVDTSRGWQWEPFGGYHSTQYDRGAGERTLVYGEHGEGDWIESDDAVPVET, encoded by the coding sequence ATGGGCCCCACCACGAACCGAGCGGAGAACCAGACACCCGATAGCGTCTCACTCGCGGCCGATATCGTCACCGCCATCGCCGACAGAACCGGCATCGACCCACTCGAGCTCCCCTCGCTCCACGACGCGGTCGACGCGGAGTGTCTGGCCGATTACCTCGAATACGACCAGGACGGCCAGGACGTCGCGTTCCCCTACGCGGGCTACTGTGTCACCGTGACCGCGGCCGGCGCGGTGACGGCCGTCCCGCTATCTGCCATCGCCTCGCCGGCATCCATCGCGTCCAGACTCGCCGACTCGACGGCTGTCGACACGTCCCGCGGGTGGCAGTGGGAACCGTTCGGCGGCTACCACTCGACCCAGTACGACCGCGGGGCGGGCGAGCGGACGCTCGTCTACGGCGAGCACGGTGAGGGCGACTGGATCGAGTCAGACGACGCCGTCCCAGTCGAAACGTAG
- a CDS encoding L-threonylcarbamoyladenylate synthase produces the protein MTDDIDPADFDAAADIDDAATAIREGALVVYPTETVYGLAADATDPDAVERLFEAKGRSRDKPVSIAVPDVDSALDYVDPTDREESFMREFLPGPVTVVTERRASVPDVLTDGAPKVGVRVPDHLVALALLEAVAPLTATSANISGNPSATTLDELDDITEMAAVVLDGGETGGTGSTVVDVEAGTIHRRGANADAVERWLDEQ, from the coding sequence ATGACTGACGACATCGACCCGGCCGACTTCGACGCGGCCGCGGACATCGACGACGCGGCCACAGCAATCCGCGAGGGAGCGCTCGTGGTCTATCCGACGGAGACGGTGTACGGACTGGCCGCCGACGCGACCGACCCCGACGCCGTCGAGCGTCTCTTCGAGGCGAAGGGACGCTCGCGGGACAAACCCGTCTCGATTGCGGTGCCGGACGTCGACAGCGCGCTCGACTACGTCGACCCGACCGACCGCGAGGAGTCGTTCATGCGCGAGTTCCTCCCGGGGCCGGTCACCGTCGTCACCGAGCGCCGCGCGTCGGTACCCGACGTGCTGACCGACGGCGCGCCGAAGGTCGGCGTCCGCGTCCCCGACCACCTCGTGGCGCTGGCCCTGCTCGAGGCGGTCGCGCCCCTGACCGCGACCAGTGCGAACATCTCGGGGAACCCCAGCGCCACCACGCTCGACGAGCTCGACGACATCACCGAGATGGCGGCCGTCGTCCTCGACGGCGGCGAGACCGGCGGGACTGGCTCGACGGTGGTAGACGTCGAGGCCGGGACGATTCATCGACGCGGTGCGAACGCCGACGCTGTCGAGCGCTGGCTGGACGAGCAGTGA
- a CDS encoding redoxin domain-containing protein yields the protein MVELDFDVVELGPADHPAVGETAPDFTRPLVNEEYWEDTSLATVCADSDDPVVLIFHAMDGAFPATYLWNEVRDRAWHEDATVVGLSISTPYAHKDLLDERNIEGQARLFSDPANGVAEAYGIDMELDGMAGVAEPRPAIFVLDSDRTVEYAWVGEEWPAFPDYDDIESQL from the coding sequence ATGGTCGAGCTGGATTTCGACGTGGTGGAACTGGGACCGGCCGACCACCCGGCCGTTGGCGAAACCGCTCCCGACTTTACGCGCCCGCTCGTCAACGAGGAGTACTGGGAGGACACCTCGCTGGCGACCGTGTGTGCCGACAGCGACGACCCCGTCGTCCTCATCTTCCACGCCATGGACGGCGCGTTCCCGGCGACGTACCTCTGGAACGAGGTCCGGGACCGGGCGTGGCACGAGGACGCCACTGTCGTCGGCCTCTCCATCTCGACGCCCTACGCCCACAAGGACCTGCTCGACGAGCGAAATATCGAGGGCCAGGCCCGGCTGTTCTCGGACCCCGCGAACGGTGTCGCCGAGGCCTACGGCATCGACATGGAACTCGACGGGATGGCGGGCGTCGCCGAGCCTCGGCCCGCTATCTTCGTCCTCGATTCGGACCGCACCGTCGAGTACGCCTGGGTCGGCGAGGAGTGGCCCGCCTTCCCCGACTACGATGACATCGAATCGCAGCTGTGA